The Lycium barbarum isolate Lr01 chromosome 12, ASM1917538v2, whole genome shotgun sequence genome includes a region encoding these proteins:
- the LOC132621362 gene encoding uncharacterized protein LOC132621362, with protein sequence MGLFNYTVAGGGFILIGAWESLASTSTALKNSSQPSTSQNPSTDKHTQGSVFSSSITFVLILILSFLSVLDSLLSFFDAINSKDNVGSVLQLQVIAISLLFFLYSVLGLITRLKKSFLLPTPILNLVCLFAFAEEFLLFYLQRKDPSGVENRYYDLLLVPITICAFCSFLELKNPKSSYTRLGRGIGLILQGMWILQMGFAFFSDLVAQGCALHEKSRGNYTVKCKGHQEYHRGRAIATLQFNCHLALLVTVISFVYSIVCKKNGISREHMRYRPIGAEMQHLEMDNQAHFTLDSDEDDNENGIKEEMNVEMQRAIVPVPESETNGYHTGP encoded by the coding sequence ATGGGATTATTCAATTACACCGTCGCCGGTGGTGGTTTCATACTGATAGGCGCGTGGGAATCACTCGCTTCCACCTCAACTGCCCTCAAAAACTCATCACAGCCGTCCACGTCACAAAACCCATCTACAGATAAACATACCCAAGGTTCTGTTTTTTCTTCATCAATCACCTTTGTATTAATCTTgatcctttctttcctttccgtTCTTGATTCTTTATTATCCTTTTTCGATGCAATTAACTCTAAAGACAACGTTGGTTCTGTTCTTCAATTACAGGTTATAGCCATTTCTCTTTTATTCTTTCTTTATTCGGTTTTAGGCCTTATCACCCGTTTAAAAAAATCGTTTCTTTTACCTACTCCGATCCTTAATTTGGTTTGTCTTTTTGCTTTTGCTGAGGAATTTTTGTTGTTTTATCTTCAAAGAAAAGATCCAAGTGGAGTTGAGAATCGTTACTATGATCTATTACTTGTACCTATTACTATTTGTGCATTTTGTTCGTTTCTTGAATTGAAAAATCCCAAATCGAGTTATACTAGATTAGGACGTGGGATTGGGTTGATATTACAAGGAATGTGGATTTTACAAATGGGGTTTGCTTTTTTCTCTGATTTGGTTGCACAAGGATGTGCTTTACATGAAAAAAGTAGAGGAAATTATACGGTTAAGTGTAAAGGTCATCAAGAATATCATCGAGGCCGAGCTATTGCTACCCTTCAGTTCAATTGCCACCTTGCTCTTCTTGTAACTGTGATCTCTTTTGTGTACTCAATTGTGTGTAAAAAGAATGGTATTAGTCGCGAACATATGAGGTATAGACCTATTGGAGCGGAAATGCAACATTTGGAAATGGATAATCAAGCTCATTTTACGTTGGACTCTGATGAAGATGATAATGAGAATGGGATAAAAGAAGAGATGAATGTTGAAATGCAAAGGGCTATCGTGCCAGTTCCTGAATCAGAAACTAATGGCTATCATACCGGTCCTTGA